A genome region from Eurosta solidaginis isolate ZX-2024a chromosome 2, ASM4086904v1, whole genome shotgun sequence includes the following:
- the LOC137242509 gene encoding transmembrane protein 230: protein MPVTRRRRAAYESIQTEDIDGEDDVDSYGYDYQDKQFISTYEEKLPWKTISFVIFFLIVGMICMTTAGLIFTEIIDQTYVDRASPLLILGSLMVIPGGYYSFILASIIMKREGYSWEDIPEL from the exons atgCCTGTAACTCGGCGGCGTAGAGCAGCCTATGAAAGCATCCAAACTGAAGATATTGATGGCGAAGACGACGTGGACAGTTATGGATATGATTATCAGGATAAACAGTTTATATCTACATATGAGGAAAAATTGCCGTGGAAGACCATATCATTCGTCATATTTTTCCTCATTGTAGGGATG ATTTGTATGACAACCGCTGGACTGATTTTTACAGAAATAATAGACCAAACATACGTCGATCGTGCATCACCCTTGCTTATCCTTGGCTCTCTAATGGTAATCCCAGGTGGCTACTACAGTTTCATATTGGCATCAATTATTATGAAGCGTGAGGGATATTCATGGGAAGATATCCCTGAGCTTTGA
- the LOC137242508 gene encoding uncharacterized protein, translated as MEEKKSKVVSNKRQIARLVQLMQEHPDLGKGVCGKAQGKSRWELIAAELNSLGPPMRSWEKWLKVWTDLKSKTKKKCSQNRMEYQATGGGPNNVHTFSAIEEAIITFLSIDAYIDPPGKEIGMGNVVVQSRVGGRSTEIVEDEQENEVPERSVSCEIQERAALQATPARRSKNISEKEKRLALLEKQIDIQSKHFKALKRNTLGIKKSVVNIEGYMRRLVALNFEAVTLKQEKLEIEKEKFKLLKEEIINKKKHRRDKLRLKEQILELEKERITKALM; from the exons atggaagaaaaaaa GTCAAAAGTTGTAAGCAATAAACGGCAAATCGCAAGACTGGTGCAGCTAATGCAAGAACATCCTGATTTAGGCAAAGGCGTGTGTGGGAAAGCCCAGGGAAAATCAAGATGGGAATTGATAGCGGCTGAGCTCAATAGCTTGGGACCACCGATGCGTTCTTGGGAAAAGTGGTTAAAG GTGTGGACGGACTTGAAAagtaaaacgaagaaaaaatgttCGCAGAACCGAATGGAGTACCAAGCAACTGGCGGAGGCCCAAATAACGTCCATACGTTTTCGGCGATAGAGGAAGCTATTATTACTTTTTTAAGTATTGACGCCTATATTGATCCCCCTGGCAAAGAAATTGGAATGGGCAATGTGGTGGTCCAATCAAGAGTTGGTGGTAGGTCGACTGAAATTGTTGAAGATGAGCAGGAAAATGAAGTACCTGAAAGAAGCGTATCATGTGAGATCCAGGAAAGAGCTGCACTACAGGCAACTCCAGCAAGAAGGTCGAAAAATATAAGCGAAAAGGAAAAAAGGTTAGCACTGTTGGAGAAGCAGATTGACATTCAAAGTAAACATTTTAAGGCCCTGAAAAGAAATACATTAGGTATTAAGAAAAGTGTTGTAAATATAGAAGGATACATGAGGAGGTTAGTTGCGCTAAATTTTGAGGCTGTAACTTTAAAGCAAGAGAAACtagaaattgaaaaagaaaagtttaaactGCTAAAAGAAGAAATTATTAATAAGAAAAAGCATAGGAGAGATAAATTAAGGTTAAAAGAACAGATTTTGGAGTTGGAGAAGGAGAGAATTACCAAAGCACTAATGTGA